TCTCGCCAAGGCGGGCTGGACGGTCGACGATGTCGATCTGTTCGAGGTCAACGAAGCCTTTGCGATCGTCGCGATGATCGCTGCCCAGGAATTGGGTATTCCGATTGAAAAACTCAACGTCAACGGCGGTGCCACCGCTCTTGGTCACCCGATCGGAGCTTCGGGCGCTCGCATCCTGACGACTCTGGTTGCCGCTTTGCAGGCACGTGGGTTGAAACGCGGCGTCGCTGCACTTTGCATCGGCGGCGGCGAAGCCACGGCAATGGCAGTGGAATTGATCTGACCGGAGACGTCGCCTCGATTGAACGTGCAGCGCTGGTAACGGCGCTGCAACGTGTCGCTGCGGGTGATTCTGGCGCTCTGCAAGATGTGTATCGGCGGACGTCGGCGAAACTATACGGGGTCTGCCTCCGTATATTTCCTGACACCGACGAAGCGGAGGACGCGTTGCAGGACGCCTTTATCAATGTGTGGCAAAAGGCGGGATCGTTCGATCCTGCGCGTGCGAGTCCAATTACCTGGCTCGTCGCATTGACCCGCAACAAGGCGATCGATCGGCTGCGCGCACGCGGAAAACACATCATGGCGCCGATCGACGCCGCTGATGAAGTTGCCGACACGCGCCCCGACATCGAAACCTGCCTGATCGGCGCGCAGGCCGATGCCCGCATCCTCGCGTGTATCGAGGCTCTGCCGCGTGGCGATGCGACGTTGATCAGGACTGCCTTTTTCGATGGTTCTACCTATGCCGATATCGCCGAACGTGCCGGCGCGCCCCTCGGCACGGTAAAGAGCCGCGTGCGTCGAGCGCTGCTGAAACTCCGCGAGTGTCTGGCGTGACCGACGACGACGACATCCTCGCCGCCGAATTTGCCTTAGGGCTGCTCGACCGGGCGGAAAGTGAAGCCGTGCAGTTGCGCGTCAGATCGGATGCAGTGCTGTCATTGCGCATCGCCTGGTGGCGCGATCAATTGGTGCCGCTCGTCGCAGAGGCAGAGGTTGCTCCACCCGAACGGTTGTGGGCAAGGATAGCGAGTCAGCTTCCGGTCAACGATAATTTACCCAGGTTAATGAAGCGCTGGCGGGCACTGGCTATCGGCGCGACCGGTATTGCAGCCGCGCTTGCAGTCTTTGTGGGATCACGCCAGCCGACTCCCCTGCCGCTCACGCTGCAACCGGCACCGATGGTCGCCACTTTGTCCGGTGAAACAAACCCCGCGATCGTCACCGTCAGTTACGATGCAACTTCGGGTCAGATGACGATCGCGCCCAGTGCCCTGACTGCGGGCGCGGGCGATGCCGAATTGTGGATTATTCCCGAAGACGGCAAGCCACGATCAATGGGTGTGATCGACACCAAATCGCCAGCGGGCCATGCCGTGGCGATAGAGCGGCGCACGTTCGTCCATCCGGGCGCGACATTTGCCATCTCGCTCGAACCGAAGGGCGGATCGCCAACCGGGTCGCCGACCGGATCGGTCATTGCGACAGGCAAAATTATAAGGGTCTGACCCGGCATCGATGCATCCATGCCATGGGGTCGTGCGTATCTCTCCGCAGACAGACTGCTTTGCCAAAGAAGCAGCTGCGCTCAGGAAAGAAGGAAGCCCTTATGAAGAAGCTCACATTCCTCGCCGCACTGGCGATTACTGCCGCTGCTGTTCCCGCTTTTGCCAAAAACCCGATGGTTGGCGGCGCTGAGATGTATCCGACCAAGAACATCGTCCAGAACGCAGTCAATTCCAAAGATCACACCACGCTGGTTGCTGCCGTAAAGGCTGCAGGGCTGGTCGATACCCTGTCCGGCCCCGGTCCGTTCACCGTGTTTGCACCAACCAACGAAGCGTTCGCCAAACTGCCCACCGGCACCGTCGACACGCTGGTGAAGCCTGAGAACAAGAGCACCCTCACCTCGATTCTTACCTATCATGTCGTCGCCGGTCGTATGACGAGCGCAGACATTGCAAAGGCGATCAAGGCCGGTGGCGGCAAGGCCATACTGACGACCGTACAGGGTGAGCCGCTGACCGCCACGATGATGGGATCGAAGTTGGTTTTGACCGATGCCAAGGGTGGTAAATCCACGGTAACGATCGCCAATGTCATGCAATCGAACGGCGTCATTCACGTCGTCGACACGGTCTTGATGCCATAATCTAGCGTCACGCGAACGGCCCTGCCCGCTCTTTTACGAGGGTGCGGGGCCACTAGCGGGTTGAAAGTTTTCAAATCGGCTGCTACCCGCGCCTTAACGCCACCGCTT
This genomic stretch from Sphingomonas paeninsulae harbors:
- a CDS encoding sigma-70 family RNA polymerase sigma factor, whose protein sequence is MHRRRRSHGNGSGIDLTGDVASIERAALVTALQRVAAGDSGALQDVYRRTSAKLYGVCLRIFPDTDEAEDALQDAFINVWQKAGSFDPARASPITWLVALTRNKAIDRLRARGKHIMAPIDAADEVADTRPDIETCLIGAQADARILACIEALPRGDATLIRTAFFDGSTYADIAERAGAPLGTVKSRVRRALLKLRECLA
- a CDS encoding fasciclin domain-containing protein, with the protein product MKKLTFLAALAITAAAVPAFAKNPMVGGAEMYPTKNIVQNAVNSKDHTTLVAAVKAAGLVDTLSGPGPFTVFAPTNEAFAKLPTGTVDTLVKPENKSTLTSILTYHVVAGRMTSADIAKAIKAGGGKAILTTVQGEPLTATMMGSKLVLTDAKGGKSTVTIANVMQSNGVIHVVDTVLMP
- a CDS encoding anti-sigma factor; its protein translation is MTDDDDILAAEFALGLLDRAESEAVQLRVRSDAVLSLRIAWWRDQLVPLVAEAEVAPPERLWARIASQLPVNDNLPRLMKRWRALAIGATGIAAALAVFVGSRQPTPLPLTLQPAPMVATLSGETNPAIVTVSYDATSGQMTIAPSALTAGAGDAELWIIPEDGKPRSMGVIDTKSPAGHAVAIERRTFVHPGATFAISLEPKGGSPTGSPTGSVIATGKIIRV